One Thalassoglobus sp. JC818 genomic region harbors:
- a CDS encoding proline--tRNA ligase, producing the protein MRWSQTLIPTMKEIPADAEIPSHQLMLRAGLIRQLMAGAYTYLPLGTRAIRKAAEIVREEMDRTGAVELSMPALQPIELFERTGRRDAFGNVLINFPIRRRDHNVHLALGPTHEEVVTDLMSRLISSYRQLPITVYQIQTKFRNEERPRFGVLRTSEFLMKDAYSFATTVEQLNESYQKMYDAYCRIYARCGLEFIPVEAESGPIGGDASHEFMIPAENGEDRIVRCTSCGYAANLERADTGRQPQKPTPDENKPAPQTVDTPGLGSIEAVASFLKIQPSEMIKTLIYVADEKPVAVLLRGDHEANDGKIRRALGAKSLEMADNATIEKSTNAPVGFAGPVDIKITTLVDHDVALMPVAVVGANAADKHTTGVIPGRDFSFDTSFDLRNAEADDPCPKCESHLEFVHGIEVGHVFKLGTKYSESLDAEFLDEKEQRHPLIMGCYGIGVNRIVAGLAETCHDENGLIWPVSIAPYEVELIPLNVSDPEVMKHAEEIYTELQNAGIDVLMDDRDARPGFKFKDADLIGIPLRLIVGGKGLKEGIAEIKWRTGGEAEKIPLNEAANNAINKIVDERKRLAAQ; encoded by the coding sequence GTGCGCTGGTCACAAACACTAATCCCAACCATGAAAGAGATTCCGGCGGACGCCGAGATCCCCAGCCATCAGCTCATGCTTCGCGCTGGCCTCATTCGCCAACTCATGGCCGGTGCCTACACGTATCTTCCGCTCGGAACACGTGCGATTCGAAAAGCCGCGGAAATCGTCCGTGAAGAAATGGACCGCACCGGAGCGGTGGAACTCTCCATGCCAGCCCTCCAGCCGATTGAACTTTTCGAGCGAACCGGACGACGAGACGCTTTCGGAAACGTACTCATCAACTTCCCGATCCGCCGGCGTGACCACAATGTCCACCTGGCACTCGGACCAACCCACGAAGAAGTCGTGACCGACTTAATGTCGCGACTCATCAGCAGCTACCGACAACTTCCAATCACCGTTTATCAGATCCAAACGAAATTCCGAAATGAAGAGCGGCCGAGATTCGGAGTTCTCCGCACCAGCGAATTTCTGATGAAGGACGCCTACAGCTTCGCGACAACAGTCGAACAGCTGAACGAGTCCTATCAGAAGATGTACGATGCATATTGCCGTATTTACGCTCGCTGCGGACTCGAGTTCATCCCCGTCGAAGCAGAAAGCGGCCCGATCGGGGGAGATGCTTCTCACGAATTCATGATTCCCGCCGAAAACGGAGAAGATCGAATCGTTCGCTGCACGTCTTGCGGATACGCAGCCAACCTCGAAAGAGCCGACACCGGGCGCCAACCTCAAAAACCCACTCCCGACGAAAACAAGCCAGCACCACAAACTGTCGACACGCCCGGGCTGGGAAGCATCGAAGCGGTCGCCAGCTTCTTAAAGATTCAACCCAGCGAGATGATCAAAACACTGATCTACGTTGCTGATGAAAAACCGGTCGCTGTCCTGCTTCGCGGGGACCACGAGGCCAACGACGGAAAAATCCGCAGAGCCTTGGGGGCCAAATCACTTGAAATGGCCGACAACGCAACGATCGAGAAGTCGACAAACGCTCCCGTCGGATTCGCCGGACCGGTCGACATCAAAATCACAACTCTCGTCGATCACGATGTCGCTTTGATGCCCGTCGCTGTCGTCGGGGCCAATGCTGCCGACAAGCACACCACTGGAGTGATTCCCGGACGAGACTTCTCGTTCGACACGAGCTTTGACCTTCGCAACGCAGAGGCTGACGACCCCTGCCCGAAATGTGAATCCCACCTTGAGTTCGTCCATGGAATCGAAGTTGGTCACGTCTTCAAACTGGGAACCAAATACAGCGAGTCGCTCGACGCCGAATTCCTCGACGAAAAAGAACAGCGACATCCTTTGATCATGGGATGCTATGGGATCGGCGTGAATCGCATCGTCGCTGGCCTGGCAGAAACCTGCCATGATGAAAACGGACTCATCTGGCCCGTTTCCATCGCCCCTTATGAAGTCGAACTCATTCCTCTCAATGTATCTGACCCCGAAGTCATGAAACACGCCGAGGAAATCTACACCGAGCTCCAAAACGCCGGGATTGACGTGCTCATGGACGATCGCGACGCACGTCCCGGCTTCAAATTCAAAGATGCCGACCTCATCGGGATCCCGCTGCGTCTTATCGTGGGCGGCAAGGGACTCAAGGAAGGAATCGCTGAG